The Candidatus Eisenbacteria bacterium DNA segment CCGCGAAGAGGACCTCGCCGATCAGCCGATCGCCCTCGACTCTCGCGATCGGCAGCTCCAGGCGCACCGGGTCCTTGACGACCGGTCCCGCGTCGGAGAACGGATCGCCGCAGACGAGGTTCCCCGCGGCGGGTCCGAAGATGTCCCTTCCGTGGAAAGTCGCCGAGATCGGGCCGCTCCTCATCCAGTCGCGATTCGTGATCTCGCGATAGGCGCTCGGGCCCATCTCGCGCTCGACGACCGTGAAGATCCCGTTGTCTGGGCCCACGAACCAGTTCCCTTTCGCGCTCTGGAGGACCAGGGGACGGCGGGTCGTGCCGACCCCGGGATCGACGATGGCGACGAAGACAGTGCCGTCCGGGAACTCCCGCGCGGCATCCCAGAGGGCATAGGCCGCACGCCTGACGTCGTACTCCGGGATCTGGTGCGTGAGGTCGATGATATTGGCCGTCTGGCAGGACGTCAGGATCGCTCCCTTCAGCGCGCCGATGTAGAAGTCCTGCTCACCATAGTCGGTGAGCAGGGCGACGATCCCGTTCGGAGGCCTCCAGCAAGTGCCGACCGGCGGGGGCTGAGAGATCGCTTCCCTCCCGCCGAGGAGGAGGATGAGGAGAAGCTTGAGGCGGATCGCCGCGCGCGCGGCGGACGGGATGACGCGCTCGCCGGGTTCAGTCCGGCCCAGGATTCGATATGCCATGTCTCGCTCCCTCCGGGCCTACCAGTACTCCTCCACGTGGATCGTGCCGATGCGCCCGGGCGAGTCCTTCTCGAATCGGCGCTCGATGAGACGACGGATCGCCTCATCGATCATCGCCGGATTGCCGCAAAGGAAGACGTGGTAGCGCTCGGGCGAGAGCGAGAGGCCCGTCTCCCGCTCGATGAGATCGGAGAAGAGGATCTCCTGAAGGTAGCCCGTGGGGCCCTTCCAGGATGGATCGTCAGCCGCGCGGGAGACCACAGGGATGTAGGTGAAGTTCGGACAGCGCAGGGCGAGCGCCGAGAGCTCCGCCCTGTAGCCGAGGTCGGGGGAGCGGCGGGCTCCGTGCAGGACGACGAAGCGCCGCGTTCCGCCGCAGACAAGCTCCGAGCGCAGCATGCTCACGTAGGGAGCGAGCCCTGTCCCGGTCGCCGCAAGAAGAACGTGGCGGTCCGGCGGAACACGCGCGAGCGTGAAGACCCCGGTGGCCTTCGTGCCGACGTAGATCCGCGCGCCGGCAGGAAGGGCGAAGAGG contains these protein-coding regions:
- a CDS encoding SAM-dependent chlorinase/fluorinase; protein product: MAYRILGRTEPGERVIPSAARAAIRLKLLLILLLGGREAISQPPPVGTCWRPPNGIVALLTDYGEQDFYIGALKGAILTSCQTANIIDLTHQIPEYDVRRAAYALWDAAREFPDGTVFVAIVDPGVGTTRRPLVLQSAKGNWFVGPDNGIFTVVEREMGPSAYREITNRDWMRSGPISATFHGRDIFGPAAGNLVCGDPFSDAGPVVKDPVRLELPIARVEGDRLIGEVLFADRYGNLQTNIPAGHLDSLGIALGETLRVAVAERSETAPFVRAYGDVPVGAILVFAASTDRIEIALNQASAADFFGAGGRSPVILRRGD
- a CDS encoding ferredoxin--NADP reductase, with product MPGARRSGGVVRGGPMPELEYNATATKKTDIGSWLTILRVTPDDPSFGFTAGQYTVLGLKQGEPRVTEADPEASPGDAGQMIRRAYSIASSSRVGEYLEFYISLVPSGELTPRLFALPAGARIYVGTKATGVFTLARVPPDRHVLLAATGTGLAPYVSMLRSELVCGGTRRFVVLHGARRSPDLGYRAELSALALRCPNFTYIPVVSRAADDPSWKGPTGYLQEILFSDLIERETGLSLSPERYHVFLCGNPAMIDEAIRRLIERRFEKDSPGRIGTIHVEEYW